The following are encoded in a window of Streptococcus pasteurianus genomic DNA:
- a CDS encoding NAD-dependent succinate-semialdehyde dehydrogenase: protein MAYKTTYPYTNEILATFDNATDEALEEALANGHALYKKWRAEGGLAERKAQLRKIAELLRRDVDKYAEVMTKDMGKLFVEAKGEVDLCAEIADYYADKAEEFLKPRPLENINGDAYYIKQATGVLVAVEPWNFPFYQIMRVFAPNFMIGNPMILKHASICPASAQAFDDLVLEAGAPIGAFKNLFLSYDQVSKAIADPRVVGVCLTGSERGGASIAAEAGANLKKSSMELGGNDAFIILEDADFDLLDKTIFFARLYNAGQVCTSSKRFVVVGQENYDKFVDMVVKHFKSAKWGDPMDQATTLAPLSSAAAKEEVLGQIKLAKQNGATVVYGDEPIDHPGNFVMPTVLTNITKENPIYNQEIFGPVASIYKVDTEEEAIALANDSSYGLGGTVFSENLNHAKEVAAKIETGMSFINSGWTSHPEIPFGGIKNSGYGRELSELGFDAFVNEHLVFVPND, encoded by the coding sequence ATGGCATATAAAACAACTTATCCTTATACAAACGAGATTCTTGCGACTTTTGACAATGCAACGGATGAAGCGTTAGAGGAAGCTTTGGCAAATGGGCATGCGCTTTATAAAAAGTGGCGTGCTGAAGGTGGCTTAGCAGAGCGAAAAGCTCAATTGCGTAAGATTGCTGAGCTGCTACGTCGTGACGTTGACAAATACGCTGAAGTCATGACAAAAGATATGGGAAAATTGTTCGTGGAAGCTAAAGGCGAAGTGGACCTCTGTGCAGAAATTGCTGATTACTATGCTGATAAGGCAGAAGAATTTTTGAAACCACGTCCGCTTGAAAACATTAATGGTGATGCTTACTACATCAAGCAAGCGACAGGTGTTTTGGTAGCCGTTGAACCATGGAATTTCCCATTCTATCAAATCATGCGCGTCTTTGCACCAAACTTTATGATTGGAAATCCGATGATTTTGAAACATGCTTCAATCTGTCCAGCATCAGCACAAGCATTTGATGATTTGGTTTTGGAAGCAGGTGCACCAATTGGCGCATTCAAAAATCTCTTCCTTTCTTATGACCAAGTTTCCAAGGCTATCGCAGACCCACGTGTTGTTGGGGTTTGCTTGACTGGTTCTGAACGTGGTGGTGCTTCTATTGCAGCAGAAGCGGGAGCAAATTTGAAAAAATCATCTATGGAACTTGGGGGTAATGACGCCTTTATTATCCTAGAAGATGCTGATTTTGATTTGCTTGATAAGACCATTTTCTTTGCTCGTCTCTACAATGCTGGTCAAGTTTGTACCTCATCAAAACGTTTTGTCGTTGTTGGTCAAGAAAACTATGATAAATTCGTTGATATGGTAGTTAAACATTTCAAATCAGCTAAATGGGGTGACCCGATGGACCAAGCGACAACTTTAGCACCGTTGTCATCAGCAGCCGCAAAAGAAGAAGTGCTTGGTCAAATCAAATTAGCTAAGCAAAATGGTGCAACTGTGGTTTACGGTGATGAACCAATTGACCACCCCGGAAATTTTGTCATGCCAACTGTTTTGACAAATATCACCAAAGAAAATCCAATCTACAATCAGGAAATCTTTGGTCCAGTTGCTTCTATCTATAAAGTTGATACTGAAGAAGAAGCTATCGCGCTTGCCAATGATTCTAGCTATGGTCTTGGTGGTACCGTCTTTTCAGAAAATCTTAATCATGCCAAAGAAGTGGCTGCCAAGATTGAGACAGGGATGTCATTTATCAATTCTGGTTGGACATCACACCCAGAAATCCCATTTGGAGGCATTAAAAATTCAGGTTACGGTCGCGAATTAAGCGAACTCGGCTTTGATGCCTTTGTCAACGAACACCTTGTTTTCGTTCCAAATGATTAA
- a CDS encoding YeiH family protein, with product MMTIEKKLPGIMFCVILALPAWFLGNLFPLVGAPVFAILLGMVMGNFHNNRTQTTDGIAFTSKYILQAAVVLLGFGLNLTQVFKVGTQSLPIIISTIAVSLVVAFLLQKWLKLDSNIAILVGVGSSICGGSAIAATAPVIKAKDEEVAKSISVIFLFNILAALIFPTLGELLHLSNQGFALFAGTAVNDTSSVTATATAWDAVHGSNTLDGATIVKLTRTLAIIPITLGLSIYKAYQDSKNGRANQTTFQLKKAFPMFILYFLLASIVTTIVSGLGIDTVIFDNLKTLSKFFIVMAMGAIGLNTNPIKLIKTGGQAIGLGATCWIAITCVSLWMQHLLGIW from the coding sequence ATGATGACAATTGAGAAAAAATTGCCGGGAATTATGTTTTGTGTGATTCTAGCTTTACCAGCCTGGTTTTTAGGGAATTTATTTCCACTTGTAGGAGCGCCAGTATTTGCAATTCTACTTGGGATGGTTATGGGGAATTTTCATAATAATCGCACCCAAACCACTGATGGTATTGCTTTTACATCAAAATATATTTTACAAGCGGCGGTTGTTTTATTAGGTTTTGGTTTAAACTTAACACAAGTTTTTAAAGTTGGGACACAGTCATTGCCAATTATTATTTCAACCATTGCAGTCTCGTTGGTTGTAGCGTTTTTATTGCAAAAATGGCTAAAATTGGATAGTAATATAGCAATCTTGGTTGGTGTTGGGTCATCTATTTGTGGTGGCTCAGCTATTGCCGCAACAGCACCAGTTATTAAAGCAAAAGATGAAGAAGTCGCAAAGAGTATTTCGGTTATCTTTCTTTTCAATATCTTAGCGGCACTAATTTTTCCAACGTTGGGAGAATTACTTCACCTATCTAACCAAGGTTTTGCGCTTTTTGCGGGAACAGCTGTCAATGATACGTCATCCGTTACGGCGACCGCGACAGCTTGGGATGCTGTTCACGGGTCAAATACCTTAGACGGTGCAACAATTGTGAAATTAACGCGCACATTGGCCATTATTCCGATTACTTTAGGACTGTCAATCTATAAAGCCTATCAAGATTCAAAAAATGGCAGAGCTAACCAAACGACTTTCCAATTGAAAAAAGCTTTTCCAATGTTTATTCTTTATTTCTTATTGGCTTCGATTGTCACGACAATTGTCAGCGGTTTAGGAATTGATACGGTTATTTTTGATAATCTTAAGACACTTTCAAAATTCTTTATTGTCATGGCAATGGGAGCTATTGGTCTTAACACGAATCCTATTAAACTTATTAAGACTGGTGGACAAGCTATTGGATTGGGAGCTACGTGTTGGATAGCTATCACCTGTGTCAGTCTCTGGATGCAACATCTTCTAGGGATTTGGTAA
- the uvrC gene encoding excinuclease ABC subunit UvrC, producing the protein MNELIKHKLELLPDSPGCYIHKDKNGTIIYVGKAKNLKNRVRSYFHGSHNTKTELLVSEIEDFEYIVTGSNTEALLLEINLIQENMPKYNIKLKDDKSYPFIKITTNEQYPRLMITRQIKKDGAMYFGPYPDSGAATEIKRLLDRIFPFKKCTNPANKVCFYYHLGQCKAHTICHVDHDYFVDMAHDVKNFLNGQDNKIVDQLKDKMQKASDLMEFERAAEYRDLLQAISTLRTKQRVMSQDMMDRDIFGYYVDKGWMCVQVFFVRQGKLIQRDVNMFPYYNDPEEDFLTYMGQFYRDNKHFIPKEIFIPKEIDEDLVKAIVDTKIIKPQRGEKKQLVNLAIKNARMSLQQKFDLLEKDVKKTYGAVENIGELLNIPKPVRIEAFDNSNIQGTSPVAAMVVFVNGKPSKKDYRKFKIKTVVGPDDYASMREVIYRRYSRVLKDGLVPPDLIIIDGGQGQVNVARDVIENKLGLDIPIAGLQKNDKHQTHELLFGDPLEVVELPRNSEEFFLLQRIQDEVHRFAITFHRQVRSKNSFSSKLDGIAGLGPKRKQLLMKHFKSLPNIQKADIDDIVNCGIPRNVATAIKAKLSDEEAANAND; encoded by the coding sequence ATGAATGAACTGATTAAACATAAACTGGAACTATTGCCAGATAGCCCAGGATGCTATATACACAAGGATAAAAATGGCACGATTATTTATGTTGGTAAGGCAAAAAATCTGAAAAATCGTGTGCGTAGCTATTTTCATGGCAGCCATAATACCAAAACAGAACTTTTGGTTTCAGAAATAGAGGATTTTGAGTATATTGTCACAGGTTCCAATACCGAGGCGTTGCTTCTTGAAATCAATCTCATTCAAGAAAATATGCCAAAATACAATATCAAGCTCAAAGATGATAAATCCTATCCTTTCATCAAAATCACAACTAATGAGCAGTACCCACGTTTAATGATTACCCGCCAAATCAAAAAAGACGGTGCCATGTATTTTGGACCCTATCCTGACTCAGGAGCGGCAACGGAAATCAAACGCCTGTTAGACCGCATTTTTCCATTTAAGAAATGTACCAATCCTGCTAATAAAGTTTGTTTTTATTACCATTTGGGGCAATGTAAAGCACATACGATTTGTCATGTTGACCATGATTATTTTGTTGATATGGCGCACGATGTGAAAAATTTCCTTAATGGTCAAGACAATAAAATTGTTGACCAACTTAAAGATAAAATGCAAAAAGCGTCAGATTTAATGGAATTTGAACGTGCGGCAGAATATCGCGATTTACTGCAAGCTATCTCAACTTTACGCACGAAACAGCGTGTGATGAGCCAAGATATGATGGACCGTGATATTTTTGGTTACTACGTTGACAAAGGCTGGATGTGTGTGCAAGTATTTTTTGTTCGCCAAGGAAAACTCATTCAACGTGATGTTAATATGTTTCCTTATTATAATGACCCAGAAGAAGATTTTTTGACTTACATGGGGCAATTTTACCGTGACAATAAGCACTTTATTCCCAAAGAAATTTTTATTCCTAAAGAAATTGATGAAGACTTGGTCAAGGCGATTGTTGATACGAAAATCATCAAGCCCCAACGTGGTGAGAAGAAGCAGCTTGTTAACCTAGCTATCAAAAATGCACGTATGAGTTTGCAACAAAAATTTGATTTGCTTGAAAAAGATGTTAAGAAAACTTATGGCGCTGTTGAAAATATCGGCGAATTGCTTAACATTCCAAAGCCTGTTCGTATTGAAGCATTTGATAACTCAAATATTCAAGGAACAAGCCCTGTCGCTGCTATGGTGGTCTTTGTAAATGGAAAACCAAGTAAGAAAGATTATCGAAAATTCAAGATTAAAACGGTTGTCGGACCAGATGATTATGCCAGTATGCGCGAGGTCATCTATCGCCGTTATAGCCGTGTGCTGAAAGATGGCTTAGTGCCACCAGATTTGATTATCATCGATGGTGGTCAAGGTCAGGTCAATGTGGCGCGTGATGTTATTGAAAATAAACTCGGTCTTGATATTCCAATTGCTGGTCTGCAAAAAAATGATAAACACCAAACGCACGAATTATTATTTGGTGACCCCTTAGAAGTTGTTGAATTGCCACGAAATTCCGAAGAATTTTTCTTGTTACAACGTATCCAAGATGAGGTGCACCGTTTTGCTATTACCTTCCACCGTCAAGTGCGTAGTAAAAATTCATTCTCATCAAAACTGGATGGCATTGCTGGATTGGGACCAAAGCGCAAGCAATTACTCATGAAGCACTTTAAGAGCCTACCCAATATTCAAAAGGCTGATATAGACGACATTGTGAACTGTGGTATTCCACGAAATGTCGCGACTGCGATTAAAGCAAAATTAAGTGATGAGGAAGCGGCCAATGCTAACGATTAA
- a CDS encoding ABC transporter permease, whose protein sequence is MFLAWNEMKHSKLRYGLVVGVIFLIAYLVFFLTGLANGLAQTNRSAVDSWKSDYVILNEQANKNLRMSRFSVDLKNDVNADKMAELTQASTTIKDKEKNKINVNLFAIKQDEFLRPKLSEGKLFSKTGEVVADSSLKKSYQLKIGDKITLGDSTKKLTITGFTDNASFNVQPVLYMTKETLASVLADNAQVNTISALVIRGKVNQVPKELESMTTSTFIENLPGYKAQNLTFSFMIGFLIVIAAIVIGIFIYILTLQKKAIFGVLKAQGISNGYLSRMVFAQTFILAILAVSLGLALTLLSAVFLPTSVPFQVNPLFFAGISVLMVLIAVFGALFSVVSIVKVDPLKAIG, encoded by the coding sequence ATGTTTTTAGCATGGAATGAAATGAAACACTCGAAGCTGCGTTATGGATTAGTGGTTGGAGTGATTTTCTTGATTGCTTACTTGGTCTTTTTCCTGACGGGTTTGGCTAATGGTTTAGCCCAGACCAATCGCTCGGCGGTTGATTCTTGGAAATCTGATTATGTCATTTTAAATGAGCAAGCTAATAAAAATCTGCGCATGTCACGCTTTTCAGTCGACTTAAAAAATGATGTTAACGCTGATAAAATGGCAGAATTGACACAAGCTTCTACGACAATTAAAGACAAGGAAAAAAATAAAATTAATGTCAATTTATTCGCGATTAAGCAGGATGAATTTCTACGTCCGAAGTTGAGTGAAGGAAAGCTTTTCTCAAAAACAGGAGAAGTCGTCGCTGATAGTAGCTTAAAAAAATCATATCAATTAAAAATTGGTGACAAAATTACTCTTGGAGATAGTACTAAAAAGCTAACTATTACTGGTTTTACAGATAATGCGAGCTTTAATGTTCAGCCAGTCCTTTACATGACAAAAGAAACACTGGCAAGCGTCCTTGCGGATAATGCTCAAGTAAATACAATCAGTGCTCTAGTGATTCGTGGCAAGGTAAATCAGGTTCCTAAAGAGCTTGAGAGCATGACCACATCAACGTTTATTGAAAATCTTCCAGGTTATAAAGCTCAGAATCTGACTTTTTCCTTTATGATTGGCTTTTTGATTGTGATAGCAGCGATTGTCATTGGAATATTCATCTATATTTTGACACTGCAGAAAAAAGCAATCTTTGGTGTTTTAAAAGCGCAAGGCATTTCTAACGGCTATCTATCACGGATGGTTTTCGCACAGACCTTTATTTTAGCCATATTAGCGGTTAGTCTCGGCTTAGCGTTAACCCTGCTCAGTGCCGTTTTTCTACCAACATCAGTTCCGTTTCAGGTAAATCCACTCTTTTTTGCAGGAATTAGTGTGCTGATGGTTCTTATTGCCGTTTTTGGTGCACTTTTCTCAGTGGTAAGCATTGTCAAAGTTGACCCTTTAAAGGCAATCGGTTAG
- a CDS encoding LysR family transcriptional regulator, whose translation MLDYRVFTFMKVCETLNFTQAAKELHITQPAVTKHVKTLETEYQTKLFTFSGKQCQLTQSGKELLDLLTTMDTDIKHFKTQLKQDLQPLNFGATLTIGEYVLTDSLVDILANHPNFQVKMLVDNTETLLKAIDNGQIDFALIEGFFSKEKYDFLPYRTESFIAVASPGSPLASGSYSLEDLLAYPIIVREQGSGTREILEIMLKEANLTISDFHKITEIGNLNTICELVQKNLGISFVYQSVVQKEISAGKLQKINLDIPAISHDFTFIWRKNSHFKNHYQDIFKLFF comes from the coding sequence ATGCTTGATTACCGTGTTTTTACCTTTATGAAAGTCTGCGAAACGCTTAATTTTACCCAAGCTGCTAAAGAATTGCATATCACTCAACCTGCAGTCACTAAGCATGTCAAAACTTTAGAGACAGAGTATCAAACTAAGCTTTTTACCTTTTCTGGCAAGCAATGTCAGCTGACACAAAGTGGCAAAGAATTGCTTGATTTGCTGACGACTATGGACACAGATATTAAGCATTTCAAGACACAGCTCAAGCAAGATTTACAGCCGCTAAATTTTGGGGCTACTTTAACCATTGGCGAGTATGTTTTGACCGATTCTTTAGTGGATATTTTGGCAAATCACCCGAATTTCCAAGTCAAAATGCTGGTGGATAATACCGAGACACTGTTAAAAGCTATTGATAATGGACAGATTGATTTTGCCTTGATCGAAGGTTTCTTTTCAAAAGAAAAATACGATTTTCTGCCTTATCGCACAGAATCTTTCATCGCGGTCGCTTCTCCCGGCTCACCCCTAGCAAGCGGAAGCTATTCTTTAGAAGACCTACTAGCCTATCCTATCATCGTACGCGAGCAAGGGTCAGGTACCCGTGAAATACTTGAAATCATGCTCAAAGAGGCCAATCTAACCATTTCTGATTTCCATAAAATCACTGAAATTGGTAATCTAAATACCATTTGCGAGCTAGTCCAAAAAAATCTGGGAATTAGTTTTGTTTATCAAAGCGTGGTTCAAAAAGAAATTTCTGCAGGTAAACTCCAAAAAATTAATTTGGATATTCCTGCCATAAGTCATGATTTTACCTTTATTTGGCGCAAAAATAGTCATTTTAAAAATCATTATCAAGATATTTTTAAGCTCTTTTTCTGA
- a CDS encoding YkgJ family cysteine cluster protein, with protein MTDIDIERYHELAQQKQKEHRKFLATLKKKAPKNLDKITQEIHTEVFNEIDCTKCANCCKSLGPLFTEADITRISKVFRMKLGVFEDMYLRVDEDGDKVFQSMPCPFLGDDNLCTIYDVRPKACREFPHTDRKKIYQINNLTIKNTLFCPAAYLFVEKLKERLEGK; from the coding sequence ATGACAGATATTGACATTGAACGTTATCATGAACTAGCTCAACAAAAACAAAAAGAACACCGCAAATTTTTAGCAACACTCAAGAAAAAAGCTCCTAAAAATCTTGATAAAATTACTCAAGAAATTCACACAGAAGTTTTTAACGAGATTGATTGTACAAAATGTGCTAACTGCTGCAAAAGCTTAGGTCCTCTGTTTACAGAAGCAGATATCACACGCATTTCAAAAGTCTTTCGCATGAAACTTGGCGTATTTGAAGACATGTACCTTCGTGTCGATGAAGACGGCGACAAAGTCTTTCAATCAATGCCTTGTCCATTTTTAGGCGATGACAATCTTTGCACCATTTACGACGTCCGACCAAAAGCATGCCGTGAATTTCCGCACACAGACCGCAAAAAAATCTATCAAATTAATAACCTAACCATCAAAAACACCCTTTTCTGCCCCGCAGCCTACCTCTTTGTTGAAAAACTCAAAGAACGATTGGAAGGGAAATAA
- a CDS encoding YjjG family noncanonical pyrimidine nucleotidase, translated as MIYRDLLFDLDHTLLDFNAAEDVALTELLTEAHVDDIETYKEVYIPMNRKLWNDLSLKKITKKELVDTRFSRLFAHFGHEVDGHAFAMRYQDFLSQQGQTLPGADQLLDQLNQEGYRIFGATNGITKIQTGRMANSGIKDYFEHVFISDEVGYQKPDKGFYDAISGAISRFNQEKALMIGDNLLADIQGGNNAGIDTVWYNPDKKINHTVANPTYTVHNYQELLKLLR; from the coding sequence GTGATTTATCGTGATTTATTGTTTGATTTGGACCATACTTTGCTTGATTTTAACGCGGCAGAAGATGTTGCTCTGACAGAACTTTTGACAGAGGCGCACGTGGATGATATTGAAACTTACAAAGAAGTTTATATTCCCATGAATCGTAAACTTTGGAATGATTTAAGTTTGAAAAAGATTACCAAAAAAGAATTGGTTGACACCCGTTTTTCTCGTTTATTTGCGCATTTTGGACATGAGGTTGATGGACATGCCTTTGCTATGCGCTATCAAGATTTTCTTAGCCAACAAGGTCAGACTCTTCCTGGGGCAGATCAGTTGTTAGACCAGCTAAATCAAGAAGGTTACCGCATTTTTGGTGCAACAAATGGCATTACCAAGATTCAAACTGGTCGCATGGCTAATTCAGGGATTAAAGATTATTTTGAACACGTCTTTATCTCTGACGAAGTTGGTTATCAAAAGCCAGATAAAGGCTTTTATGACGCCATTTCTGGAGCCATTTCACGATTTAATCAGGAAAAAGCTTTGATGATTGGTGATAATTTGCTGGCGGATATTCAAGGTGGCAATAATGCTGGCATCGATACTGTCTGGTATAACCCAGATAAAAAAATCAATCACACCGTAGCTAACCCAACCTACACCGTCCATAACTATCAAGAATTGCTAAAATTATTACGATAA
- a CDS encoding ABC transporter ATP-binding protein — protein sequence MTAIELINIKKYFKDGPDQIEALKETNLTINKGEFVAVIGPSGSGKSTFLTIIGGLQSPSQGEVRLNGQAFSQKKEKARAKMRFDQIGFILQASNLVPFLKIKDQLRLVDKIDKKKQRESIDSLFDQLGIASIADKYPEEISGGQRQRVAIARALYNDPTIILADEPTASLDTEKAMEVVKILADEAKEKNKAVLMVTHDRRLVSYCDRLLVMEDGVLREEEIAAYQ from the coding sequence ATGACAGCAATTGAATTAATCAATATCAAAAAATATTTCAAAGATGGTCCAGATCAAATTGAAGCTCTGAAAGAGACAAATTTGACGATTAACAAAGGTGAATTTGTTGCCGTTATTGGCCCGTCAGGTTCTGGAAAAAGTACTTTTTTGACCATTATTGGTGGCCTGCAATCACCGTCACAAGGTGAAGTGAGATTGAACGGCCAAGCTTTTAGCCAGAAAAAAGAAAAAGCGCGTGCTAAGATGCGTTTTGACCAGATTGGCTTTATCTTGCAAGCTTCCAACCTAGTACCCTTTTTAAAAATCAAAGATCAGCTACGCTTAGTTGACAAGATTGATAAGAAAAAACAGCGCGAATCGATTGACAGCCTTTTTGACCAGCTGGGTATTGCCAGTATCGCAGACAAATATCCTGAGGAAATTTCTGGCGGGCAAAGGCAACGAGTGGCGATAGCCAGAGCCTTGTATAATGACCCAACGATTATCTTGGCTGATGAGCCAACAGCAAGTTTGGACACTGAAAAAGCCATGGAAGTTGTCAAAATTCTAGCTGACGAGGCCAAAGAAAAGAATAAAGCAGTCTTAATGGTTACGCACGACAGACGTTTAGTCTCTTATTGTGACCGATTGTTGGTCATGGAAGACGGCGTTTTACGAGAAGAAGAGATTGCTGCTTATCAGTAG
- a CDS encoding Crp/Fnr family transcriptional regulator, whose translation MYSTLDITELYQYGERVTFKKGDNLAQSVTGETSGDIYILSSGICALSSISCDGKETTYLYFKKRQFVGFVPLMNNLHLNYYGKKSFSIVAKTPCVAYRISNRQFQDLLGFPSVVSLMLNTLTENHIYLMEHFHSSKNEPALVQFCRFLLDQAEPCESGHLALNTFFTYQEIACYLGMHSVTIARMVKSLRAEEMIEKTGHQIQIINPEQMAKLITEERKIDY comes from the coding sequence ATGTACTCTACACTAGATATTACAGAACTTTATCAATACGGCGAACGTGTGACCTTTAAAAAGGGAGATAATCTCGCACAGTCCGTCACTGGCGAAACAAGCGGTGATATTTATATTCTATCTTCAGGCATCTGTGCTCTTTCATCTATTTCTTGTGATGGCAAAGAAACAACTTATCTATACTTTAAAAAGCGACAATTTGTCGGCTTTGTTCCATTGATGAACAATCTGCATTTGAACTATTACGGGAAAAAATCATTTTCAATTGTTGCCAAAACGCCTTGCGTGGCTTACCGCATTTCTAATCGTCAATTTCAAGACTTGCTAGGATTTCCATCAGTTGTTAGCTTGATGTTAAATACATTGACCGAAAATCATATTTATCTCATGGAACATTTTCACAGCAGTAAAAACGAACCTGCTTTGGTCCAATTCTGCCGCTTCTTACTTGACCAAGCTGAGCCATGTGAATCAGGTCATTTAGCTTTAAATACCTTCTTTACCTATCAAGAAATCGCCTGCTACTTAGGCATGCACTCAGTGACTATTGCACGAATGGTAAAATCACTTCGCGCTGAAGAAATGATTGAAAAAACTGGCCATCAGATTCAAATTATTAACCCCGAACAAATGGCTAAACTTATCACAGAAGAACGTAAAATCGATTATTAA
- a CDS encoding potassium channel family protein, with the protein MITFFLQMRRTLRVLWSIFKDDETRGIAGVTAVLLLSGTLFYANVEHFTYLDALYFSFTTLTTIGYGDIYPVTAAGKIFTMMYSVVGLGVMGSFLAVVVKKLGQLDKKK; encoded by the coding sequence ATGATTACTTTTTTCTTACAAATGCGTCGGACATTGCGTGTCCTGTGGTCAATCTTTAAGGATGATGAAACCAGAGGAATTGCAGGTGTCACTGCTGTTTTATTGCTCAGTGGGACACTTTTTTATGCAAATGTAGAACATTTTACTTATTTGGATGCCCTTTATTTTTCATTTACAACTTTAACAACGATTGGCTACGGGGATATTTATCCCGTTACAGCAGCTGGAAAGATTTTTACCATGATGTATTCAGTTGTCGGATTAGGGGTTATGGGGAGTTTTCTAGCTGTTGTGGTTAAAAAATTGGGTCAATTGGATAAAAAAAAGTGA